The following coding sequences are from one Capsicum annuum cultivar UCD-10X-F1 chromosome 3, UCD10Xv1.1, whole genome shotgun sequence window:
- the LOC107852603 gene encoding protein CHROMATIN REMODELING 8 isoform X2, whose product MEEEEEDKILLSSLGVTSANPADIERDVLDQATRHAGESNEDTGIAEEERLERKEENKGHDKKLDLFNKLRAVEVEIDAIKDGFGRLERFRRNEEDVPDNDGSSEAKDTEDEQSIIQAPLDDSNLHHALADDRLRSLLETKAQLREELSKFANDTSPDALMRDLVKDQPKFKRKVKEVQKSSNKKNKQRKTALLDDDDDFDAVLAAASSGFVETERDALVRKGMLTPFHKLKGFERRIHDSESSGRQSAAIDINSNDDDLASTSIAKAVQSMSQAAQARPTTKLLDSSSLPKLDAPTHPFQRLRKPLKIPQSLEITTEKNGECIRKNRRPLPSKKWRKLASHEQRQDEGSDVNTSSHEDSKGDIEDVEPPFVALEGGFKIPEAIFNRLFDYQKIGVQWLWELHCQKAGGIIGDEMGLGKTIQVLCFLGSLHFSDMYKPSIIICPVTLLRQWKREAKTWYPSFHVEILHDSAHDLSSKKKQADSESDYESEDLLDSETEGKKSSRTSKKWDPMVARVVRSSSGLLITTYEQLRLLGEKLLDIEWGYAVLDEGHRIRNPNAEITLVCKQLQTVHRIIMTGAPIQNKLSELWSLFDFVFPGKLGVLPVFEAEFAVPISVGGYANATPLQVSTAYRCAVVLRDLIMPYLLRRMKADVNANLTKKTEHVLFCSLTTEQRSVYRAFLASSEVEQIFDGSRNSLSGIDVMRKICNHPDLLEREHSHRDPDYGNPERSGKMKVVAEVLKVWKEQGHRVLLFSQTQLMLDILERFLVTCEYNYRRMDGVTPVKQRMVLIDEFNNTDDIFIFILTTKVGGLGTNLTGANRVIIFDPDWNPSTDMQARERAWRIGQKKDVTVYRLITRGTIEEKVYHRQIYKHFLTNKILKNPQQRRFFKARDMKDLFTLNDDGNGGSTETSSIFSQISEDVNIVGAPDNQDKPSFKAPTEKDDDSKMCEGNNSATKGKVGDDNNNECDEP is encoded by the exons atggaagaagaggaggaagataAGATTTTACTCAGCAGTTTGGGCGTGACCTCTGCAAATCCTGCAGATATTGAACGTGACGTCTTGGACCAG GCAACAAGGCATGCTGGGGAGAGCAACGAAGATACAGGGATTGCCGAAGAGGAGAGACTGGAGaggaaagaagaaaataaaggacATGATAAGAAATTAGATTTGTTTAATAAATTGAGAGCAGTAGAAGTAGAAATAGATGCGATTAAAGATGGCTTTGGACGCTTGGAGCGCTTCAGAAGAAATGAGGAGGATGTGCCTGATAATGATGGTAGCAGTGAGGCAAAGGATACAGAGGATGAGCAAAGCATAATTCAGGCACCTCTGGATGATTCAAACCTTCATCATGCTTTAGCTGATGATCGTCTAAGAAGTCTTCTTGAAACAAAGGCTCAACTCAGGGAAGAACTTTCAAAATTTGCTAATGATACTTCGCCTGATGCGTTGATGAGAGATCTTGTTAAGGATCAGCCTAAATTTAAAAGAAAGGTGAAAGAAGTTCAGAAATCAAGCAACAAAAAGAACAAACAGCGGAAAACAGCATTgctggatgatgatgatgattttgatgcaGTGTTAGCTGCAGCATCTTCTGGATTTGTGGAAACA GAAAGAGATGCACTGGTAAGAAAAGGAATGTTAACCCCCTTCCACAAGCTCAAAGGCTTTGAACGTCGGATCCATGATTCAGAGTCTTCTGGCAGACAAAGTGCTGCAATTGATATAAACAGTAATGACGATGACCTTGCTTCCACCAGTATAGCCAAGGCTGTCCAGTCAATGTCACAGGCTGCTCAAGCTCGTCCGACCACCAAGTTGCTTGATTCTTCATCATTACCAAAACTTGATGCACCGACCCACCCTTTCCAAAGACTAAGAAAACCCCTGAAAATCCCTCAATCATTAGAGATTACTACGGAGAAGAATGGAGAATGTATTAGAAAGAATAGAAGACCGTTACCTAGCAAGAAGTGGAGAAAGTTGGCATCTCACGAGCAAAGGCAGGACGAAGGATCAG ATGTCAATACCTCCAGTCACGAGGACAGCAAAGGGGATATTGAAGATGTAGAACCTCCTTTTGTGGCACTTGAAGGTGGATTCAAAATCCCGGAAGCCATCTTTAACAGACTTTTTGATTATCAGAAGATTGGTGTACAGTGGCTGTGGGAACTTCACTGTCAAAAAGCTGGTGGGATAATTGGAGATGAGATGGGTCTTGGTAAAACCATACAGGTTTTATGTTTTCTTGGATCACTGCATTTTAGTGATATGTATAAACCAAGCATTATCATTTGTCCGGTCACACTTTTGAGGCAATGGAAGAGGGAAGCCAAAACATGGTATCCCAGCTTCCATGTGGAGATATTACATGATTCAGCTCATGATCTGTCAAGTAAAAAGAAGCAAGCGGATTCTGAAAGTGACTATGAAAGCGAAGATCTGCTCGATAGTGAGACGGAAGGAAAGAAATCTTCTAGGACTTCCAAAAAATGGGATCCCATGGTAGCTCGTGTTGTAAGATCAAGTTCTGGGCTATTGATCACTACTTATGAGCAACTCCGTCTACTGGGAGAAAAATTACTCGATATCGAATGGGGTTATGCAGTGTTAGATGAAGGACATCGAATTCGGAACCCAAATGCTGAAATTACTCTTGTATGCAAGCAGCTCCAGACTGTTCACCGTATCATAATGACAGGGGCCCCAATTCAAAACAAGCTGAGTGAACTGTGGTCATTGTTTGATTTTGTCTTCCCTGGAAAGTTGGGAGTTCTACCTGTGTTTGAAGCTGAATTTGCTGTTCCCATATCTGTTGGGGGTTATGCTAATGCAACACCATTGCAAGTTTCCACAGCTTACAG ATGTGCTGTGGTGTTGCGTGACTTAATTATGCCTTACCTCCTCCGGCGGATGAAAGCTGATGTCAATGCTAATCTCACAAAGAAAACTGAGCATGTCCTCTTCTGTAGCCTCACTACAGAGCAGCGATCTGTTTACCGAGCTTTTCTTGCTAGCTCTGAGGTTGAGCAGATCTTTGATGGGAGCAGGAACTCTCTGTCTGGAATTGATGTGATGCGTAAAATTTGCAATCATCCCGATCTTCTCGAGAGAGAACACTCCCATAGAGATCCAGACTATGGAAACCCTGAGCGTAGTGGAAAAATGAAAGTTGTTGCCGAAGTCCTTAAGGTATGGAAGGAACAGGGGCACCGCGTTCTCCTTTTTTCTCAAACTCAACTGATGCTTGATATTCTTGAGAGATTCCTGGTTACTTGTGAGTATAATTATAGGCGAATGGATGGTGTCACTCCTGTAAAGCAAAGGATGGTTTTGATAGATGAATTTAACAATAcagatgatatttttattttcatcttgaCAACAAAAGTTGGTGGTCTGGGGACAAACTTGACTGGAGCTAACAGAGTTATCATTTTTGACCCAGACTGGAACCCGTCAACTGATATGCAG GCCAGGGAGCGTGCTTGGCGTATTGGTCAGAAAAAAGATGTTACTGTGTATAGATTGATTACGCGAGGAACTATTGAGGAGAAGGTGTATCATCGACAGATTTACAAGCACTTTCTTAccaataaaatattgaaaaacccACAGCAAAGAAGATTTTTCAAAGCAAGAGATATGAAGGATCTCTTTACATTAAATGATGATGGAAATGGAGGATCTACAGAAACATCTAGTATTTTTAGCCAAATATCTGAAGATGTGAACATTGTCGGGGCTCCAGATAATCAAGATAAACCATCTTTTAAAGCACCGACAGAAAAGGATGATGATTCCAAAATGTGCGAGGGAAACAACTCAGCTACCAAGGgaaaagtgggagatgataacaACAATG AGTGCGATGAACCATGA
- the LOC107852603 gene encoding protein CHROMATIN REMODELING 8 isoform X1 — MEEEEEDKILLSSLGVTSANPADIERDVLDQATRHAGESNEDTGIAEEERLERKEENKGHDKKLDLFNKLRAVEVEIDAIKDGFGRLERFRRNEEDVPDNDGSSEAKDTEDEQSIIQAPLDDSNLHHALADDRLRSLLETKAQLREELSKFANDTSPDALMRDLVKDQPKFKRKVKEVQKSSNKKNKQRKTALLDDDDDFDAVLAAASSGFVETERDALVRKGMLTPFHKLKGFERRIHDSESSGRQSAAIDINSNDDDLASTSIAKAVQSMSQAAQARPTTKLLDSSSLPKLDAPTHPFQRLRKPLKIPQSLEITTEKNGECIRKNRRPLPSKKWRKLASHEQRQDEGSDVNTSSHEDSKGDIEDVEPPFVALEGGFKIPEAIFNRLFDYQKIGVQWLWELHCQKAGGIIGDEMGLGKTIQVLCFLGSLHFSDMYKPSIIICPVTLLRQWKREAKTWYPSFHVEILHDSAHDLSSKKKQADSESDYESEDLLDSETEGKKSSRTSKKWDPMVARVVRSSSGLLITTYEQLRLLGEKLLDIEWGYAVLDEGHRIRNPNAEITLVCKQLQTVHRIIMTGAPIQNKLSELWSLFDFVFPGKLGVLPVFEAEFAVPISVGGYANATPLQVSTAYRCAVVLRDLIMPYLLRRMKADVNANLTKKTEHVLFCSLTTEQRSVYRAFLASSEVEQIFDGSRNSLSGIDVMRKICNHPDLLEREHSHRDPDYGNPERSGKMKVVAEVLKVWKEQGHRVLLFSQTQLMLDILERFLVTCEYNYRRMDGVTPVKQRMVLIDEFNNTDDIFIFILTTKVGGLGTNLTGANRVIIFDPDWNPSTDMQARERAWRIGQKKDVTVYRLITRGTIEEKVYHRQIYKHFLTNKILKNPQQRRFFKARDMKDLFTLNDDGNGGSTETSSIFSQISEDVNIVGAPDNQDKPSFKAPTEKDDDSKMCEGNNSATKGKVGDDNNNGELDEETSILRGLFDAHGIHSAMNHDAIMNAHDEEKLKLEEQASQVAQRAAEALRQSRMLRSREGVAVPTWTGKSGAAGGPSSSKRKFGSTINPQLSSKSSEESSNGYATRESALAAGASAGKALSSAELLARIRGNREQAVSDGLVHQFGMSASTSNSRAGSLCSGQWSTSSSSVVQPEVLVRQICTFIQQRGGKTNSASIVDYFKDRVPSKDLPLFKNLLKEIAILDKNPSGSFWVLKPEYQDQ; from the exons atggaagaagaggaggaagataAGATTTTACTCAGCAGTTTGGGCGTGACCTCTGCAAATCCTGCAGATATTGAACGTGACGTCTTGGACCAG GCAACAAGGCATGCTGGGGAGAGCAACGAAGATACAGGGATTGCCGAAGAGGAGAGACTGGAGaggaaagaagaaaataaaggacATGATAAGAAATTAGATTTGTTTAATAAATTGAGAGCAGTAGAAGTAGAAATAGATGCGATTAAAGATGGCTTTGGACGCTTGGAGCGCTTCAGAAGAAATGAGGAGGATGTGCCTGATAATGATGGTAGCAGTGAGGCAAAGGATACAGAGGATGAGCAAAGCATAATTCAGGCACCTCTGGATGATTCAAACCTTCATCATGCTTTAGCTGATGATCGTCTAAGAAGTCTTCTTGAAACAAAGGCTCAACTCAGGGAAGAACTTTCAAAATTTGCTAATGATACTTCGCCTGATGCGTTGATGAGAGATCTTGTTAAGGATCAGCCTAAATTTAAAAGAAAGGTGAAAGAAGTTCAGAAATCAAGCAACAAAAAGAACAAACAGCGGAAAACAGCATTgctggatgatgatgatgattttgatgcaGTGTTAGCTGCAGCATCTTCTGGATTTGTGGAAACA GAAAGAGATGCACTGGTAAGAAAAGGAATGTTAACCCCCTTCCACAAGCTCAAAGGCTTTGAACGTCGGATCCATGATTCAGAGTCTTCTGGCAGACAAAGTGCTGCAATTGATATAAACAGTAATGACGATGACCTTGCTTCCACCAGTATAGCCAAGGCTGTCCAGTCAATGTCACAGGCTGCTCAAGCTCGTCCGACCACCAAGTTGCTTGATTCTTCATCATTACCAAAACTTGATGCACCGACCCACCCTTTCCAAAGACTAAGAAAACCCCTGAAAATCCCTCAATCATTAGAGATTACTACGGAGAAGAATGGAGAATGTATTAGAAAGAATAGAAGACCGTTACCTAGCAAGAAGTGGAGAAAGTTGGCATCTCACGAGCAAAGGCAGGACGAAGGATCAG ATGTCAATACCTCCAGTCACGAGGACAGCAAAGGGGATATTGAAGATGTAGAACCTCCTTTTGTGGCACTTGAAGGTGGATTCAAAATCCCGGAAGCCATCTTTAACAGACTTTTTGATTATCAGAAGATTGGTGTACAGTGGCTGTGGGAACTTCACTGTCAAAAAGCTGGTGGGATAATTGGAGATGAGATGGGTCTTGGTAAAACCATACAGGTTTTATGTTTTCTTGGATCACTGCATTTTAGTGATATGTATAAACCAAGCATTATCATTTGTCCGGTCACACTTTTGAGGCAATGGAAGAGGGAAGCCAAAACATGGTATCCCAGCTTCCATGTGGAGATATTACATGATTCAGCTCATGATCTGTCAAGTAAAAAGAAGCAAGCGGATTCTGAAAGTGACTATGAAAGCGAAGATCTGCTCGATAGTGAGACGGAAGGAAAGAAATCTTCTAGGACTTCCAAAAAATGGGATCCCATGGTAGCTCGTGTTGTAAGATCAAGTTCTGGGCTATTGATCACTACTTATGAGCAACTCCGTCTACTGGGAGAAAAATTACTCGATATCGAATGGGGTTATGCAGTGTTAGATGAAGGACATCGAATTCGGAACCCAAATGCTGAAATTACTCTTGTATGCAAGCAGCTCCAGACTGTTCACCGTATCATAATGACAGGGGCCCCAATTCAAAACAAGCTGAGTGAACTGTGGTCATTGTTTGATTTTGTCTTCCCTGGAAAGTTGGGAGTTCTACCTGTGTTTGAAGCTGAATTTGCTGTTCCCATATCTGTTGGGGGTTATGCTAATGCAACACCATTGCAAGTTTCCACAGCTTACAG ATGTGCTGTGGTGTTGCGTGACTTAATTATGCCTTACCTCCTCCGGCGGATGAAAGCTGATGTCAATGCTAATCTCACAAAGAAAACTGAGCATGTCCTCTTCTGTAGCCTCACTACAGAGCAGCGATCTGTTTACCGAGCTTTTCTTGCTAGCTCTGAGGTTGAGCAGATCTTTGATGGGAGCAGGAACTCTCTGTCTGGAATTGATGTGATGCGTAAAATTTGCAATCATCCCGATCTTCTCGAGAGAGAACACTCCCATAGAGATCCAGACTATGGAAACCCTGAGCGTAGTGGAAAAATGAAAGTTGTTGCCGAAGTCCTTAAGGTATGGAAGGAACAGGGGCACCGCGTTCTCCTTTTTTCTCAAACTCAACTGATGCTTGATATTCTTGAGAGATTCCTGGTTACTTGTGAGTATAATTATAGGCGAATGGATGGTGTCACTCCTGTAAAGCAAAGGATGGTTTTGATAGATGAATTTAACAATAcagatgatatttttattttcatcttgaCAACAAAAGTTGGTGGTCTGGGGACAAACTTGACTGGAGCTAACAGAGTTATCATTTTTGACCCAGACTGGAACCCGTCAACTGATATGCAG GCCAGGGAGCGTGCTTGGCGTATTGGTCAGAAAAAAGATGTTACTGTGTATAGATTGATTACGCGAGGAACTATTGAGGAGAAGGTGTATCATCGACAGATTTACAAGCACTTTCTTAccaataaaatattgaaaaacccACAGCAAAGAAGATTTTTCAAAGCAAGAGATATGAAGGATCTCTTTACATTAAATGATGATGGAAATGGAGGATCTACAGAAACATCTAGTATTTTTAGCCAAATATCTGAAGATGTGAACATTGTCGGGGCTCCAGATAATCAAGATAAACCATCTTTTAAAGCACCGACAGAAAAGGATGATGATTCCAAAATGTGCGAGGGAAACAACTCAGCTACCAAGGgaaaagtgggagatgataacaACAATGGTGAGTTAGATGAAGAAACAAGTATCCTGCGAGGTCTTTTTGATGCTCATGGGATCCAT AGTGCGATGAACCATGATGCTATCATGAATGCTCATGATGAAGAAAAGTTGAAGCTAGAGGAGCAGGCATCCCAAGTAGCTCAGAGAGCTGCAGAAGCACTGCGGCAATCAAGAATGCTTCGAAGCCGAGAAGGTGTAGCAGTGCCAACCTGGACTGGCAAATCAGGAGCTGCTGGAGGGCCGTCATCTTCTAAAAGGAAATTTGGTTCTACTATTAATCCTCAATTAAGCAGTAAATCATCTGAAGAATCATCGAATGGTTATGCTACTAGGGAAAGTGCTTTAGCTGCAGGGGCATCTGCTGGAAAAGCATTATCTTCAGCTGAGTTATTGGCTAGGATTAGGGGGAATCGAGAGCAAGCTGTTAGTGATGGACTTGTCCATCAGTTTGGTATGTCGGCTTCAACCTCCAACAGCAGAGCAGGATCTCTATGTAGTGGGCAGTGGAGTACATCTTCTAGCTCTGTGGTTCAGCCAGAAGTGTTGGTTCGCCAGATCTGTACATTTATACAACAGAGAGGCGGAAAAACCAATTCAGCCAGCATTGTAGATTATTTCAAGGACAGGGTGCCATCAAAGGATCTGCCACTGTTCAAGAATCTATTAAAGGAAATAGCGATTCTTGATAAAAACCCTAGTGGGTCTTTCTGGGTTCTAAAGCCTGAATATCAAGATCAGTAA